The Proteiniphilum propionicum genome contains the following window.
GATGTATTCGATATAGAGGTGAATGAAAAAGATCCGGAAAAATTCATACAGGTGGTGAAAGCCATCTCTCCCACATTCGGTGGTATCAACCTGGAGGATATTAAAGCACCGGAATGCTTCGAGATTGAAGAACGGCTGAAGAACGAACTGGATATCCCTATAATGCACGACGACCAGCATGGGACAGCAATTATTTCAGCCTGTGGACTGCTTAACGCGCTGGAGTTGAATGGCAAGAAGATTGAAGATATAAATATTGTTGTAAATGGTGCCGGCGCTGCTGCAAACTCATGCACGAAGCTATACATGTCGTTGGGGGCCAAACCGGAAAATATTGTGATGCTTGATTCAAAAGGGGTTATAAATACCTCAAGAACCGATTTGAACGACCGTAAAAAACCTTTTGCCACAACCAGAAACATCAATACACTGGAGGAAGCCGTAAAAGATGCAGATGTATTTTTGGGTCTCTCCGTGGCTGATGTACTTACACCGGAAATGTTGCAGTCCATGAATCACGATCCAATCGTTTTCGCACTGGCAAACCCTAGCCCCGAGATTTCCTACGATCTGGCCATGTCATCGAGAAAAGATATCATCTTCGCTACGGGTCGTTCTGATTACCCCAATCAGATAAACAATGTACTTGGTTTTCCATATATCTTCAGAGGAGCATTGGATGTGCAGGCTAAATGCATCAACGAGGAGATGAAGATAGCCACGGTATATGCATTGGCGGAACTAACAAAAAAAGCGGTTCCAGACGTGGTAAATGCTGCTTACAGCACAAAACAGCTTCGCTTCGGAAGAGATTACATTATTCCAAAACCACTCGATCCGCGGTTATTGACAACAGTGGCACCGGCAGTGGCAAAAGCTGCCATTGCATCGGGTGTTGCACGTAAGCCCATAACCGACTGGGAAGAATATGATCATAAGCTGCGTGAACTGATGGGGCTAGATAACAAAATGCTCCGTCGCCTCTATGATATGGCACGGCAGAATCCCAAGCGGGTGGTCTTCTCGGAGTCAAACCACCTGAATATGCTCAGGGCGGCAGAAACAGCTTATGCCGAAGGTATCTGCAAACCCATACTGCTGGGTAACGAAGAAAAGATAGCGAGCGTAGCACGCGAAAATCTGATCAGCCTGGAGGGAATTGAGATAGTGAACCTGCGTCACGACAGGGAGGAAGAGCGCAGGTTACGCTATGCGGAAATCCTTACAGAGAAGAGAAGGCGTCAGGGGATGACTCTGGACGAGGCTACAGAGAAGATGTTCGAACGGAACTATTTCGGCATGATGATGGTGGAAACAGGCGATGCTGACGCCATGATTACAGGTGTATTCAGCAAATACCTGAACACTACGGATATCGCAAAAGAGGTGATTGGAATTCGTGACGGACTGAAGCATATCGGCGCCATGCATATTGTAAACACCAAAAAGGGTGTATTTTTTCTTGCCGACACACTTTTCAACCGGCATCCCGATACAGAGGCCCTTATAGATATAACCAGGCTGGCAAATTCCACAGTTAAATTTTTCGCTCATAACCCGGTGATTGCTATGGTATCTTATTCAAATTTCGGGGCAGACACCATAGGGAGCCCCGCAAGTGTTCATAAGGTGGTTGAAACTCTGCACGATAGGTACCCCGAAATGATTGTGGATGGAGAGATGCAGGTGAATTACGCGTTTAACAAGAAGCTGCGAGATAAAAAATATCCATTCACCAAGCTGAAAGACAAAGAGGTAAACACCCTGATATTTCCCAATTTAAGTTCTGCCAACTCAGCTTATAAACTTTTGAAAGAGATTGGTATGGATGATCTGATAGGCCCGATACAGATGGGACTGAACAAACCTGTACATATACTGGACGTTGACACATCAGTGCGAGATAT
Protein-coding sequences here:
- a CDS encoding NADP-dependent malic enzyme, translating into MANNKLRDDALAYHSQGRPGKIEVVPTKPHSSQRDLSLAYSPGVAEPCLEIEKNEQKVYDYTSKGNLVAVISNGTAVLGLGNIGAMAGKPVMEGKGLLFKIFAGIDVFDIEVNEKDPEKFIQVVKAISPTFGGINLEDIKAPECFEIEERLKNELDIPIMHDDQHGTAIISACGLLNALELNGKKIEDINIVVNGAGAAANSCTKLYMSLGAKPENIVMLDSKGVINTSRTDLNDRKKPFATTRNINTLEEAVKDADVFLGLSVADVLTPEMLQSMNHDPIVFALANPSPEISYDLAMSSRKDIIFATGRSDYPNQINNVLGFPYIFRGALDVQAKCINEEMKIATVYALAELTKKAVPDVVNAAYSTKQLRFGRDYIIPKPLDPRLLTTVAPAVAKAAIASGVARKPITDWEEYDHKLRELMGLDNKMLRRLYDMARQNPKRVVFSESNHLNMLRAAETAYAEGICKPILLGNEEKIASVARENLISLEGIEIVNLRHDREEERRLRYAEILTEKRRRQGMTLDEATEKMFERNYFGMMMVETGDADAMITGVFSKYLNTTDIAKEVIGIRDGLKHIGAMHIVNTKKGVFFLADTLFNRHPDTEALIDITRLANSTVKFFAHNPVIAMVSYSNFGADTIGSPASVHKVVETLHDRYPEMIVDGEMQVNYAFNKKLRDKKYPFTKLKDKEVNTLIFPNLSSANSAYKLLKEIGMDDLIGPIQMGLNKPVHILDVDTSVRDIVNMVAVAVIDAIVEENIRLNNLTRIE